A stretch of the Bacillus anthracis str. Vollum genome encodes the following:
- a CDS encoding DUF3388 domain-containing protein translates to MIEWYFEYEIHKNRPGLLGDVSSLIGMLGINIVTINGVDNARRGLLLMCDNQEQISRLESILNTMDNITVTKYRPPKLRDKLAVRHGRYIQRDADDKKTFRFVRDELGLLVDFMAEIMKKEGHKLIGIRGMPRVGKTESIVAASVCANKRWLFVSSTLIKQTVRSQLIEDEYSDDNIFILDGIVSTKRANERHWQLVREIMRLPATKVVEHPDVFVSQSEYTLDDFDYIIELRNDYDEEIQYNLVDEIEQGTQNNFSMFDF, encoded by the coding sequence ATGATTGAATGGTATTTTGAATATGAAATACATAAAAACCGACCTGGCTTGCTTGGTGACGTTTCTTCGTTAATCGGTATGCTCGGCATTAATATTGTCACAATTAATGGTGTAGATAATGCACGACGTGGATTACTCCTTATGTGTGATAATCAAGAGCAAATCTCTAGACTTGAATCAATTTTAAATACGATGGATAATATAACGGTAACGAAATATCGTCCGCCAAAGCTAAGAGATAAGCTAGCGGTTAGACATGGTAGGTACATACAACGAGATGCAGATGATAAGAAGACATTTCGTTTTGTGCGTGATGAATTAGGATTACTTGTAGACTTTATGGCTGAAATAATGAAAAAAGAAGGTCATAAACTAATCGGGATACGAGGGATGCCTCGTGTTGGAAAAACAGAATCCATTGTTGCTGCAAGTGTTTGCGCAAATAAAAGATGGTTATTTGTATCATCTACTCTTATTAAGCAAACTGTTCGTAGTCAATTGATTGAAGACGAGTATAGCGACGACAATATTTTCATCTTAGATGGAATCGTGTCAACAAAGCGTGCTAACGAAAGGCATTGGCAGCTTGTTCGTGAAATTATGAGGTTGCCTGCAACGAAAGTTGTGGAACATCCTGACGTATTTGTGAGTCAGTCAGAATACACATTGGATGATTTTGATTATATTATCGAGTTGCGTAACGATTATGATGAAGAAATTCAATATAATTTAGTAGATGAAATTGAGCAAGGTACGCAAAATAATTTCTCTATGTTTGACTTTTAA
- a CDS encoding DUF3243 domain-containing protein has translation MSVLDNFDQWKSFLGERLEQAQGKGLDGGAVSDMAFRVGDYLANEVEARNDQEKLLAELWKVADEQEQHTIANLMVKFVQHK, from the coding sequence ATGTCAGTTTTAGATAATTTTGATCAATGGAAGAGCTTTTTAGGAGAACGTTTAGAACAAGCGCAAGGAAAAGGTCTTGATGGTGGTGCTGTATCAGATATGGCATTTCGTGTTGGTGATTATTTAGCAAATGAAGTAGAAGCACGCAACGATCAAGAGAAATTATTAGCTGAACTTTGGAAAGTTGCTGACGAACAAGAGCAACATACAATCGCAAACTTAATGGTAAAGTTTGTACAACATAAGTAA
- the ymfI gene encoding elongation factor P 5-aminopentanone reductase gives MKKYALVTGGSGGIGSAISKQLIQDGYTVYVHYNNSEEKVNELQKEWGEVIPVQANLASSDGAEQLWEQIEHPLDAIIYAAGKSIFGLVTDVTNDELNDMVELQVKSIYKLLSMALPSMIQRRSGNIVLVSSIWGQIGASCEVLYSMVKGAQNSYVKALAKEVSLSGIRVNAVAPGAIETEMLNVFSEEDKNEIAEEIPLGRLGLPEEVAKTVSFLVSPGASYITGQIIGVNGGWHC, from the coding sequence ATGAAAAAGTATGCATTAGTAACTGGAGGGAGCGGAGGGATTGGCTCTGCTATTTCGAAACAATTAATTCAAGATGGATATACAGTATATGTTCATTATAATAACAGTGAAGAGAAAGTGAATGAGTTGCAGAAAGAATGGGGTGAAGTGATTCCTGTTCAAGCGAATTTAGCTTCTAGTGATGGAGCAGAGCAATTGTGGGAACAAATTGAACATCCTCTTGATGCTATCATATATGCAGCTGGGAAGAGTATCTTTGGACTCGTAACAGATGTAACGAACGATGAATTGAATGATATGGTAGAACTTCAAGTGAAGAGTATCTATAAATTATTATCGATGGCATTGCCATCTATGATTCAACGGAGAAGCGGTAATATTGTACTTGTTTCGTCTATATGGGGACAAATTGGCGCGTCATGTGAAGTGCTTTACTCGATGGTAAAAGGTGCGCAAAATTCATATGTGAAAGCTTTAGCAAAAGAGGTTTCATTAAGTGGAATAAGAGTAAACGCGGTGGCGCCAGGTGCAATTGAAACGGAAATGTTAAACGTATTTTCAGAAGAGGATAAGAATGAAATTGCGGAAGAGATTCCGTTAGGACGATTAGGATTACCGGAAGAAGTAGCAAAAACTGTGTCATTTCTCGTATCACCAGGTGCATCTTATATAACTGGACAAATTATCGGAGTAAATGGCGGGTGGCATTGCTAA
- the yfmH gene encoding EF-P 5-aminopentanol modification-associated protein YfmH: protein MEKIVYEQLKETLYYEKLPNGLDVYILPKQGFNKTFATSTTKYGSVDNTFVPLGKEEMIRVPDGIAHFLEHKLFEKEDHDAFQLFSKQGASANAFTSFTRTAYLFSCTSNVEQNLNTLLNFVQEPYFSEKTVEKEKGIIGQEIQMYQDNPDWRLYFGLIDSLFVKHPIKIDIAGTIESISKITKDLLYECYETFYHPSNMLMFVVGAIDPEKTMDLVHENQAKKDYKNQPEIVRSFEEEPDEVNEKKKIISMPVQTPKCLVGIKATNLKEKGEALLKQEIALTLLLDYLFGKSSVHYESLYNEGLIDDTFSYDYTEENNFGFAMVGGDTKQPDELEERLKSILLNTNYNQLDEAALERVKKKKIGGFLRSLNSPEYIANQFTRYAFNESSLFDALTVLESLTVQDLQEVAQLLLSEEKMSVCQVLPKK from the coding sequence ATGGAGAAAATTGTTTATGAGCAATTAAAAGAGACACTCTATTATGAAAAACTTCCTAATGGATTAGATGTATATATTTTACCGAAGCAAGGATTTAATAAAACATTTGCAACGTCTACGACAAAATATGGTTCTGTGGATAATACATTCGTACCACTAGGTAAAGAAGAAATGATTCGTGTACCTGATGGGATTGCTCATTTTCTTGAGCATAAATTATTTGAAAAAGAAGATCATGACGCTTTCCAATTGTTTAGTAAACAAGGGGCTTCCGCGAATGCTTTCACGTCTTTCACAAGAACAGCTTATCTTTTTTCGTGTACATCAAATGTAGAACAAAATTTAAATACATTGTTAAACTTCGTACAAGAGCCTTACTTTTCTGAAAAAACAGTCGAAAAAGAGAAGGGGATTATCGGACAAGAAATTCAAATGTATCAAGATAATCCAGATTGGCGCTTGTACTTTGGATTAATTGATAGTTTGTTTGTAAAGCACCCGATTAAAATTGATATTGCAGGGACGATCGAGTCTATTAGTAAAATTACGAAAGACCTACTATATGAATGTTATGAAACGTTTTATCATCCAAGCAATATGTTAATGTTTGTTGTGGGTGCAATTGATCCAGAGAAAACAATGGATTTAGTACATGAAAATCAAGCGAAAAAAGATTATAAAAACCAGCCGGAAATTGTACGTTCATTTGAAGAAGAACCAGATGAGGTAAATGAAAAGAAGAAAATTATTTCCATGCCTGTACAAACTCCGAAATGTTTAGTTGGTATTAAAGCGACAAACTTAAAAGAAAAGGGAGAAGCCCTTTTAAAACAAGAAATTGCGCTTACGTTACTTTTAGATTATTTATTTGGGAAAAGCTCCGTTCATTACGAATCTTTATATAATGAAGGGCTCATCGATGATACGTTCTCGTATGATTATACAGAAGAGAATAACTTCGGTTTTGCAATGGTTGGCGGCGATACGAAGCAACCTGATGAGCTGGAAGAGCGTTTGAAAAGTATTTTATTAAACACAAATTATAATCAATTAGATGAGGCGGCATTAGAACGAGTAAAGAAAAAGAAAATAGGTGGCTTTTTACGTTCCTTGAATTCACCGGAATATATTGCAAATCAATTTACACGATATGCGTTTAATGAATCGAGTCTGTTTGATGCATTGACTGTATTAGAAAGTCTAACGGTTCAAGATTTACAAGAAGTAGCTCAATTACTATTATCAGAAGAGAAAATGAGTGTTTGCCAAGTTTTACCGAAAAAATAA
- the yfmF gene encoding EF-P 5-aminopentanol modification-associated protein YfmF: MKLMEQQLHELGGLRVHIIPTDKYKTNTFVFRLKAPLNEETVTERALLPYVLQSATEKLPSVIRLRQYLEELYGSSLAVDVSKKGEDHIISIYVDIANEVYLHDAPPLFEKALSMLSDIVLHPATEGNGFLPSIVESEKRALLQRIEATYDDKMRYANERLIEEMCKVEPYRLSANGKKESVASITNESLYQYYQKVLAEDEMDLYIIGDISENAVDLVSKYFSISARPVRERNVLLHKRNNEEKEVVEKQELKQSKLHIGYRTFITYKDEDYFALQLFNGLFGGFSHSKLFVNVREKNSLAYYAASRFESHKGLLFVMSGIEAKNYEKAVEIIKEQMLAMQNGDFSEEEIHQTKSVIQNQILEAIDTPRGFVEMLYHGIISDRTRPVEEWLTGIESVTKEEIVKVAKNIELDTIYFLQGTEGE, from the coding sequence ATGAAACTGATGGAACAACAGTTACATGAGTTAGGTGGTTTGCGAGTACATATTATTCCAACTGATAAATATAAAACAAATACTTTTGTATTTCGTTTGAAAGCACCTTTAAATGAGGAGACGGTGACAGAGCGTGCCCTATTGCCATACGTATTGCAAAGTGCGACAGAAAAGCTTCCTTCTGTAATTCGTCTTCGTCAATATTTAGAAGAATTATATGGGTCTTCTTTGGCAGTAGATGTAAGTAAAAAAGGAGAAGACCATATCATCTCTATTTATGTAGACATTGCAAATGAAGTATATTTACATGATGCACCGCCGTTATTTGAAAAAGCGCTTTCTATGTTATCAGATATCGTTTTACATCCAGCAACAGAGGGGAATGGTTTTCTGCCTTCTATTGTAGAAAGTGAAAAGAGAGCGCTCTTGCAACGAATTGAAGCTACGTATGATGATAAAATGCGCTATGCAAATGAGCGTTTAATTGAAGAGATGTGCAAAGTAGAACCATATCGATTAAGTGCAAATGGAAAAAAAGAGAGTGTTGCATCTATTACAAATGAAAGTTTGTATCAATATTATCAAAAAGTGTTAGCGGAAGATGAAATGGATCTATACATTATCGGTGATATTTCGGAAAACGCAGTTGATCTTGTAAGTAAGTACTTTTCTATTTCAGCACGTCCCGTAAGAGAAAGAAATGTACTTCTTCACAAGAGAAATAATGAAGAAAAAGAAGTTGTTGAAAAGCAAGAATTAAAACAAAGTAAATTACACATCGGTTATCGTACGTTTATTACGTATAAAGACGAAGATTATTTTGCACTGCAATTGTTCAATGGATTGTTTGGAGGATTTTCTCATTCAAAGTTATTCGTTAATGTTCGTGAAAAAAATAGTTTAGCGTACTATGCAGCTTCTCGCTTTGAAAGTCATAAAGGCTTATTGTTTGTTATGTCTGGAATCGAAGCGAAAAATTATGAAAAGGCTGTTGAGATTATTAAAGAACAAATGCTTGCAATGCAAAATGGTGATTTTTCTGAAGAAGAAATACATCAAACGAAAAGCGTCATTCAAAATCAAATATTAGAGGCAATTGATACACCACGCGGATTTGTAGAAATGCTGTATCATGGTATTATTTCAGATCGTACGCGTCCGGTTGAAGAATGGCTTACAGGCATTGAAAGTGTGACGAAAGAAGAGATTGTGAAAGTTGCTAAAAATATTGAACTAGATACAATTTACTTTTTACAAGGAACGGAGGGAGAATAA
- a CDS encoding ABC transporter permease: protein MSFLDILAILVTGTLYTAAPLIFTALGGVFSERSGVVNIALEGLMLFGAFIGIVTTLLMGDTRGSMTPWIALLFAAIGSGLFALLHAVASITFRADQVVSGVAINFLALGLTVFAIKKIFGKGQTDFIQYRIEKIDVPGLSDIPVIGKIFFSNVPLTSYIAIILAFVVWYVIYKTPFGLRLRAVGEHPMAADTMGINVYKMRYIAVAISGMFAGVGGAVFAMSISGNFSGATITGQGFLALAAMIFGKWNPLGALGAALFFGFAQSLGITGGTIPVLKEIPSVFLTILPYVFTILALVGFVGRSEAPKALGTPYEKGKR from the coding sequence ATGAGCTTTTTAGATATTTTAGCCATTCTTGTGACGGGTACGTTATATACGGCAGCGCCACTTATTTTTACGGCGTTAGGTGGAGTGTTCAGTGAACGTTCTGGAGTTGTAAATATAGCGTTAGAAGGTTTAATGTTATTTGGTGCATTTATTGGTATTGTTACAACGTTATTAATGGGTGATACGCGGGGATCGATGACTCCTTGGATTGCGCTATTATTTGCAGCGATTGGTAGTGGCTTATTTGCACTTCTTCACGCAGTAGCATCTATTACATTCCGCGCAGATCAAGTAGTGAGCGGGGTAGCGATTAACTTCTTAGCTCTTGGTTTAACAGTATTTGCGATTAAGAAAATCTTTGGCAAAGGACAAACTGATTTCATTCAATACCGTATTGAAAAAATCGATGTTCCGGGTCTTTCGGATATTCCAGTAATCGGAAAAATCTTTTTCTCAAATGTACCGTTAACATCGTATATTGCTATTATTTTAGCGTTTGTCGTTTGGTATGTCATTTATAAAACGCCGTTTGGCCTTCGTCTTCGTGCGGTTGGAGAACATCCAATGGCAGCAGATACGATGGGGATCAATGTATATAAAATGCGTTATATTGCAGTTGCTATATCTGGAATGTTTGCCGGAGTTGGTGGAGCAGTCTTCGCTATGTCGATTTCTGGTAATTTCTCGGGTGCTACAATTACGGGACAAGGTTTCTTAGCACTAGCAGCTATGATTTTTGGTAAATGGAATCCACTTGGTGCTCTTGGAGCCGCTCTGTTCTTCGGGTTTGCTCAATCACTAGGAATAACAGGTGGTACAATCCCTGTACTAAAAGAAATTCCAAGTGTATTCTTAACAATATTACCATATGTATTCACAATATTAGCACTTGTTGGTTTTGTAGGTCGTTCTGAAGCTCCGAAAGCATTAGGAACTCCTTATGAAAAAGGAAAACGATAA
- a CDS encoding ABC transporter ATP-binding protein, with protein sequence MEYVIEMNNITKVFPGIVANDDITLQVKQGEIHALLGENGAGKSTLMNVLFGLYQPEQGEIKIKGNPVKITNPNIANDLGIGMVHQHFMLVHNFTVTENIILGNEPKKNGKIAVEEAAKEIKQLSEQYGLAVDPHAKIEDISVGMQQRVEILKTLYRGAEILIFDEPTAVLTPQEIHELIQIMKKLVQEGKSIILITHKLKEIMEVCDRCTIIRKGKGIGTVNVAETDEHKLAELMVGRQVNFKTEKIEAKPKEEVLSIANLIVHDTRKLPAVKGLDLTVRAGEIVGIAGIDGNGQSELIEAITGLRKVESGSIAIKGKEITNWPVRRITEEGIGHIPEDRHKHGLVLDFSVRDNIVLQTYYKNPFSKKGILNFSKITQKAKALIEQFDVRTPSEQTLARALSGGNQQKAIIAREVDRNPDLLIAAQPTRGLDVGAIEFIHKKLIEQRDNGKAVLLLSLELDEILNVSDRVAVIYEGKIVAIVDAKETNEQQLGLLMAGGTGKEKVNTNG encoded by the coding sequence ATGGAATACGTAATTGAGATGAACAATATTACAAAAGTATTCCCAGGCATTGTAGCGAATGACGATATTACGCTGCAAGTAAAACAGGGAGAGATACATGCTTTACTTGGAGAAAATGGTGCAGGGAAATCAACGCTGATGAATGTGTTGTTCGGTTTGTATCAACCAGAACAGGGAGAGATTAAAATTAAAGGAAATCCTGTTAAAATTACAAATCCGAATATAGCAAATGACCTTGGTATTGGGATGGTCCATCAGCATTTTATGCTTGTTCATAATTTTACAGTTACAGAGAATATTATTCTGGGAAATGAACCGAAGAAAAACGGGAAAATTGCTGTTGAAGAGGCTGCAAAAGAAATTAAGCAATTATCTGAACAGTACGGTTTAGCTGTTGATCCACATGCGAAAATTGAAGATATTTCTGTTGGGATGCAGCAAAGGGTTGAAATATTAAAGACTCTTTATCGTGGTGCGGAGATTTTAATATTTGATGAACCAACTGCGGTGTTAACTCCTCAAGAAATTCATGAGTTGATTCAAATTATGAAAAAGCTTGTGCAAGAGGGGAAATCTATCATTCTTATTACACATAAGTTAAAAGAAATTATGGAAGTTTGCGATCGTTGTACAATTATTCGTAAAGGTAAGGGGATTGGTACTGTTAATGTAGCGGAAACTGATGAGCATAAACTTGCAGAGTTAATGGTCGGACGTCAAGTGAATTTTAAAACAGAAAAAATAGAAGCTAAACCAAAGGAAGAAGTACTATCTATTGCAAACCTAATTGTTCATGATACGCGCAAGTTACCTGCTGTAAAAGGCCTTGACTTAACTGTTCGTGCAGGAGAAATCGTTGGGATTGCAGGGATTGATGGAAATGGTCAAAGTGAATTAATAGAGGCGATTACTGGTTTACGAAAAGTTGAGTCAGGTTCTATTGCAATTAAAGGAAAAGAAATAACAAATTGGCCTGTTCGAAGAATAACAGAAGAGGGGATTGGTCATATTCCTGAAGACCGTCATAAACACGGACTTGTTCTCGATTTTTCTGTTCGGGACAATATTGTTTTACAAACATACTATAAAAATCCATTTTCAAAGAAAGGGATTTTAAATTTTAGTAAAATCACACAAAAAGCAAAAGCGCTTATTGAACAGTTTGATGTACGTACACCTAGTGAACAAACGTTAGCTCGCGCTCTATCTGGTGGAAACCAACAAAAGGCAATTATTGCACGTGAAGTAGATCGTAATCCAGATTTATTAATTGCAGCGCAGCCAACCCGTGGTTTAGATGTAGGTGCCATTGAATTTATTCATAAAAAATTGATTGAGCAGAGAGATAATGGTAAGGCAGTATTGCTTTTATCTTTAGAGCTAGATGAAATTTTAAATGTAAGTGATCGAGTTGCTGTTATATATGAAGGGAAAATTGTAGCAATTGTGGATGCAAAAGAGACAAACGAACAACAGCTTGGATTATTAATGGCCGGCGGGACAGGGAAAGAGAAGGTGAACACAAATGGCTAA
- a CDS encoding BMP family lipoprotein produces MKKKTGLLLSLTLAASAVLGACGNSDKASSDKKEFKVGMVTDVGGVDDKSFNQSAWEGLTKFGKDNNLKKNEGYRYLQSSKDADYIPNLTKFAKDHYNTTFGIGYLMEKSIEKVAEQYPKEQFAIVDTVVEKPNVTSITFKDHEGSFLVGAVAAMTTKSNKVGFVGGVKSPLITKFESGFKAGAKAVNPNIEIVSQYADAFDKPEKGSVLASAMYGGGVDVIYHASGATGNGVFTEAKNRKKKGENVWVIGVDRDQNQEGMPENVTLTSMVKRVDVAVAKVAQEAKDGKLKGGKVEEFGLKDDGVGIAKTTDNVKKVNPEILTKVEEFEKKITDGEIKVPATDEEYKAYEASLKK; encoded by the coding sequence ATGAAGAAAAAAACAGGTCTTTTATTATCATTAACATTAGCAGCAAGCGCGGTGTTAGGTGCATGTGGTAACTCGGATAAGGCGAGCAGCGACAAAAAAGAGTTTAAAGTTGGTATGGTTACAGATGTTGGTGGCGTTGATGACAAATCATTTAACCAATCAGCTTGGGAAGGTTTAACGAAATTCGGTAAAGACAATAATTTAAAGAAAAATGAAGGATATCGTTATCTTCAATCAAGTAAAGATGCTGATTATATCCCGAACTTAACGAAGTTTGCGAAAGATCATTATAACACAACATTTGGTATTGGTTACTTAATGGAAAAATCAATCGAAAAAGTGGCTGAGCAGTATCCAAAAGAGCAATTTGCGATTGTAGATACAGTTGTAGAAAAGCCAAACGTAACAAGTATTACATTTAAAGACCATGAAGGTTCATTCCTAGTTGGTGCTGTAGCAGCAATGACGACAAAATCAAATAAAGTTGGTTTTGTTGGTGGCGTGAAGAGTCCATTAATTACAAAATTTGAATCAGGTTTCAAAGCTGGTGCAAAAGCAGTAAACCCAAATATTGAAATCGTATCACAATATGCTGATGCATTTGATAAGCCGGAAAAAGGATCAGTATTAGCTTCAGCAATGTACGGTGGAGGCGTTGACGTAATTTATCATGCATCTGGTGCAACTGGTAACGGTGTATTCACAGAAGCGAAAAACCGTAAGAAAAAAGGTGAAAATGTTTGGGTAATCGGTGTTGACCGTGACCAAAATCAAGAAGGTATGCCTGAAAACGTAACTTTAACTTCTATGGTAAAACGTGTTGATGTTGCAGTAGCAAAAGTAGCACAAGAAGCGAAAGATGGTAAATTAAAAGGCGGTAAAGTAGAAGAATTCGGTTTAAAAGATGATGGTGTTGGTATCGCGAAAACTACTGACAATGTGAAAAAAGTAAATCCAGAAATTTTAACAAAAGTAGAAGAGTTCGAAAAGAAAATCACTGACGGTGAAATTAAAGTACCTGCAACTGACGAAGAATATAAAGCATATGAAGCTTCTCTAAAGAAATAA
- a CDS encoding GntR family transcriptional regulator, whose translation MSVKSDSRHLYLRVIDHIKEKIKDGAYKERQKLPSEFDLAKELGVSRATLREALRILEEENVVIRRHGVGTFVNAKPLFSSGIEQLSSITDMISSVGKTPGTIFLSSSTTSLTEEEKEKFNSEDGFNAVMIERVRTADGEPVVYCIDKLAKEILPDLSGYNEESLLTVIHNNTHKRITYAVAHIEPIGYHPKISPILECEPETALLVLKQMHYDQNDEPILYSINYFRADKFSFHVLRKRM comes from the coding sequence ATGTCAGTAAAATCCGATAGTCGTCACCTATATTTACGGGTGATTGATCACATCAAAGAAAAGATTAAAGATGGGGCTTACAAAGAAAGGCAAAAGTTGCCATCAGAGTTTGATTTAGCGAAAGAACTTGGCGTAAGTAGAGCGACTTTAAGGGAAGCGCTGCGTATTTTAGAAGAAGAAAATGTTGTCATTCGTAGACATGGTGTAGGAACATTTGTAAATGCAAAACCGCTATTTTCTTCTGGGATTGAACAACTTTCTAGTATTACAGATATGATTTCTAGTGTGGGGAAAACACCAGGAACTATCTTTTTATCATCATCTACAACAAGTTTAACAGAAGAAGAAAAAGAGAAGTTTAATAGTGAAGATGGTTTTAATGCAGTGATGATTGAGCGTGTGCGTACAGCAGATGGGGAACCTGTTGTATATTGTATCGATAAACTTGCAAAAGAAATCTTGCCAGATTTATCGGGATACAACGAAGAATCATTGCTTACAGTGATACATAACAATACGCACAAACGTATCACATACGCAGTTGCTCATATTGAGCCAATTGGCTATCATCCGAAAATCTCACCGATTTTAGAATGTGAACCGGAAACGGCACTGCTAGTATTAAAACAAATGCACTATGATCAAAATGATGAGCCAATCTTATATTCTATCAATTACTTTAGAGCTGATAAGTTTAGCTTCCACGTACTAAGAAAACGTATGTAG